In Gopherus evgoodei ecotype Sinaloan lineage chromosome 21, rGopEvg1_v1.p, whole genome shotgun sequence, a single window of DNA contains:
- the LOC115638410 gene encoding olfactory receptor 14A16-like, translating into MSNRTTMTEFLLLGFSDIRELKILHFVVFLMIYLAGLMRNLLIITAIALNHYLHTPLYFFLVNLAILDLGSISVTIPKSMVNSLMNIRVISYSGCVSQIFLFMFFGSADLSILTAMAYDRYVAICQPLHYERVMNRRACVQMAASAWISGILYSALHTGNTFALSLCGGNVVDQFFCAIPQLLKLACSDSDLSEIAVIVFSACLALSCFVLIIVSYVQIFRSVLRIPTEQGLHKAFSTCLPHITVVSLYVSTGMIAYLKPHSRPISHLDLVVDVFYSMVPPMLNPIIYSMRNKEIKVALRKLIGWSPSFCFDFNFLLRFLINIIK; encoded by the coding sequence atgtccaaccgaACCACCAtgaccgagttccttctcctgggtttCTCTGACATTCGGGAGCTgaagattttgcactttgtggtgtttctaatgATTTATCTGGCAGGCCTGATGAGGAATCTTCTTATCATCACAGCCATAGCCCTCAACCACTATCTTCACACTCCCTTGTACTTCTTCCTGGTGAATCTGGCCATCCTAGaccttggctccatctctgtcaccatccccaaatccatggttAATTCCCTTATGAACATCAGGGTGATTTCTTATTCTGGATGTGTCTCCCAAATCTTTCTCTTCATGTTCTTTGGttcagctgatctcagcatccTGACTGCCATGGCATATGATCGATAtgtcgccatctgccaaccactgcactatgagagagtgatgaacaggagagcttgtgtccaaatggcagccagtgcctggatcagtggtATTCTTTACTCTGCCCTGCACACTGGAAACAcatttgcattatccttatgtggAGGAAATGTGGTGGATCAGTTTTTCTGTGCCATTCCCCAGCTACTCAAGCTTGCTTGCTCtgactcagacctcagtgaaatTGCGGTTATTGTCTTCAGtgcatgcttagctttaagctgttttgttttaataattgtgtcatatgttcagatcttcagatCAGTGCTAAGAATCCCCACTGAGCAAGGCctgcataaagccttctccacctgcctgccTCACATCACTGTTGTCTCTTTGTATGTTTCCACTGGCATGATTGCCTACCTGAAACCCCACTCCAGGCCCATATCACATCTGGATCTCGTGGTGGATGTTTTCTATTCCATGGTACCTCCAATGCTGAATCCAattatctacagcatgaggaacaaggagatcaaagtTGCCCTGAGGAAACTGATTGGATGGAGTCCATCtttctgttttgattttaacTTCCTTCTACGTTTCCTTATAAATATAATCAAATGA
- the LOC115638412 gene encoding olfactory receptor 14I1-like has protein sequence MTNHTSVTEFCLLGLSDIRKLQILHFLVFLFAYVASFMGNFLIIVLVTLDHHLHSPMYFFLKNMSFLDLCYISATVLKSMVNAIMQRHSISFHGCFLQLFFFIMFGTAELALLTVMAYDRCLAIFSPLRYRTVMNTRACVQMAAGSWLSGALYSVLHPSHNVLRKKMFNRTTVTEFLLLAFSDVRELQILHFVVFLMIYLAGLMGKLLTITAIAFDQHLHTPLYFFLVNLVILDLGSTSVTLQNTCPIPS, from the exons ATGACCAACCACACCTCTGTGACTGAATTCTGTCTCCTGGGACTTTCTGACATCCGCAAGCTGCAGATCTTGCACTTTCTTGTGTTCCTGTTTGCTTACGTAGCCTCCTTCATGGGGAATTTCCTCATCATTGTCCTCGTGACCCTCGACCATCACCTCCAcagccccatgtacttcttcctcaaGAACATGTCATTCTTAGACCTCTGCTACATCTCCGCCACCGTCCTCAAATCCATGGTGAATGCCATCATGCAGCGCCACTCCATTTCTTTCCACGGCTGCTTCCTGCAGTTGTTTTTCTTCATCATGTTTGGGACAGCAGAGTTGGCCTTGCTGACAGTCATGGCATATGACCGCTGCCTGGCCATCTTCAGCCCCCTGAGATACAGGACAGTCATGAACACCAGAGCATGTGTCCAGATGGCTGCAGGGTCCTGGCTTAGTGGAGCACTCTATTCAGTGTTGCAC CCATCACACAATgtgctgaggaagaaaatgttcaACCGAACCACTGTGACCGAGTTCCTTCTGCTGGCGTTTTCTGATGTTAGGGAGCTGCAAATTTTGCATTTTGTGGTGTTTCTAATGATTTACCTGGCAGGCCTGATGGGGAAACTTCTCACCATCACAGCCATAGCCTTCGACCAACATCTTCACACTCCCTTGTACTTCTTCCTGGTGAATCTGGTCATCCTAGACCTTGGCTCCACCTCTGTCACCCTCCAAAACACATGTCCAATTCCCTCATGA
- the LOC115638220 gene encoding olfactory receptor 4D9-like: MEEQNLSSPVTEFVLLGFTQNAELKRCLFVVFFIVYLTTWLGNFTIITTVITSRRLHTPMYFLLANVAFLDVSDSSVNAPKLLLGLLSQRRTISFSECTFQMFFFHFIAGAMVVVLVVMAADRYIAIYKPLRYLTIMNRGVCMGLVAGAWLGGLAHSAVQIALILQLPFCGPNILDNFYCDIPQVIKLACTDIYMVELLMVSNGGMLVIVMFIILLISYTIIFVKIKTHVTDGKHKALSICGSQITVVCLQFIPCIFIYSRPFRKLPMDKLASIIYTVITPMLNPMIYMLRNSEMKKAIRRLMSRILSSGKKL; encoded by the coding sequence ATGGAAGAGCAGAACCTCAGCTCCCCAGTGACAGAATTTGTCCTCTTAGGCTTCACCCAGAATGCTGAGCTGAAGCGATGCCTCTTCGTTGTTTTCTTCATAGTCTACCTGACAACCTGGTTGGGAAACTTCACCATCATCACCACTGTGATCACCAGCCGCCgtctccacacccccatgtacttcctgCTGGCCAACGTGGCTTTCCTAGATGTTAGCGACTCATCAGTCAATGCTCCAAAATTGCTGTTGGGTCTCCTCTCCCAGCGCAGAACCATCTCGTTCAGTGAGTGCACCTTCCAGATGTTCTTCTTCCACTTCATCGCTGGTGCTATGGTTGTTGTCCTTGTGGTGATGGCTGCTGATCGGTACATAGCCATCTATAAACCACTGCGGTACTTGACTATCATGAACCGTGGTGTGTGCATGGGCCTGGTGGCAGGGGCATGGCTGGGTGGATTGGCTCACTCTGCTGTTCAGATTGCATTGATCCTCCAGCTGCCTTTCTGTGGTCCAAACATCTTGGACAATTTCTACTGTGATATCCCACAAGTCATCAAACTGGCCTGTACAGACATCTACATGGTCGAGTTGCTGATGGTTTCCAATGGTGGGATGCTTGTCATAGTAATGTTCATCATCCTGCTCATTTCGTACACCATCATCTTTGTCAAGATAAAGAcacatgttacagatgggaagcACAAAGCTCTGTCTATCTGTGGATCCCAGATCACAGTTGTGTGTTTACAATTCATACCCTGCATCTTCATCTATTCTAGGCCCTTCCGGAAATTGCCCATGGACAAGTTGGCGTCAATCATTTACACTGTAATCACCCCAATGCTGAACCCAATGATCTACATGCTGAGAAACTCTGAGATGAAAAAGGCCATCAGGAGACTGATGAGCAGAATCCTGTCCTCAGGGAAGAAACTATAA
- the LOC115638411 gene encoding olfactory receptor 14C36-like, giving the protein MAYDRYVAICQPLHFERVMNRRACVQMAASVWISGILYSALHTGNSFVISFCEGNRVDQFFCDIPQPLKLACSDSDVNESGVIAFSACLVLNCFVLIIVSYVQIFKTVLRIPCEHGRHKAFSTCLPHVTVVSLFIFSGIFAYLKPNSSSASGLDLVVDVFYSVVPPMMNPIIYSMRNKEIKAALRKLIGQRLFMINKMFIFLL; this is encoded by the coding sequence ATGGCGTATGATCGATATGTCGCCATTTGCCAACCACTGCACTTTGAGagagtgatgaacaggagagcttgtgtccaaatggcagccagtgtcTGGATCAGTGGTATTCTTTACTCTGCCCTGCACACTGGGAACTCGTTTGTAATATCCTTCTGTGAAGGTAACAGagtggatcagttcttctgtgacatcccccAGCCACTCAAGCTTGCCTGCTCTGACTCAGATGTCAATGAAAGTGGTGTTATTGCCTTTAGTGCATGCTTAGTCTTAAActgctttgttttaataattgtgtcatatgttcagatcttcaaaactgTGCTGAGAATTCCCTGTGAGCACGGCCGGCATAAGGCTttctccacctgccttcctcacGTTACAGTTGTctctttgtttattttctctgGCATCTTTGCCTATCTGAAACCCAACTCCAGCTCAGcatcaggtctggatctcgtgGTGGATGTTTTCTATTCCGTGGTGCCTCCAATGATGAATccgatcatctacagcatgaggaacaaggagatcaaagctgCCCTGAGGAAATTGATTGGGCAGAGGTTATTCATGATCAACAAAATGTTCATCTTTCTcctttga